Proteins from a single region of Limisphaerales bacterium:
- a CDS encoding FHA domain-containing protein translates to MQISYQYQGKWHIKQLSAEVVTVGRPNNREGIHIDLSPDTTVSRLHARVWLENGVCWLEDLGSRYGTQVNGAQITGRVQLQAGDAVEIGETTLRVDPSPEG, encoded by the coding sequence ATGCAAATCAGCTATCAATATCAGGGCAAGTGGCACATCAAACAGCTTTCGGCTGAGGTGGTGACGGTGGGGCGCCCGAACAATCGCGAGGGCATCCATATTGACCTCAGCCCGGATACCACCGTGAGTCGGTTGCACGCTCGGGTGTGGCTGGAAAATGGCGTGTGCTGGCTGGAGGACTTGGGCAGCCGATACGGCACACAGGTTAATGGTGCGCAAATCACCGGCCGCGTGCAGTTGCAAGCGGGCGATGCAGTGGAGATCGGGGAGACGACCTTGCGGGTGGATCCGAGTCCGGAGGGTTGA